From one Lycium ferocissimum isolate CSIRO_LF1 chromosome 7, AGI_CSIRO_Lferr_CH_V1, whole genome shotgun sequence genomic stretch:
- the LOC132065407 gene encoding LOW QUALITY PROTEIN: GDSL esterase/lipase At5g22810 (The sequence of the model RefSeq protein was modified relative to this genomic sequence to represent the inferred CDS: deleted 1 base in 1 codon): MGISSLLRIYFFALALKNLVNIVNGQPLVPALFIFGDSVVDAGNNNYLKTIVKANFPPYGRDFPKHIPTGRFCNGKLASDFTAENLGFTSYPPAYLSKKAKGKHLLIGANFASGSSGYYDTTAKLYDAIPLSKQLEYYKEYQKKLVVIAGKVNATSIINGSIHLISARSSDFVQNYYINPLVYKVYTPDQFSDILIKSYTKFILELYGFGARKIGVANVPPIGCVPAAITIFGKDNNNCVKKMNKVAISFNKKLNHTSIKLQKKLSGLNLVVMDIYQPLLDLVTHPADNGFFEARKACCGTGLLETSILCDAKSPGTCANASEYVFWDGFHPTEAANKVLSDDLLASGISLIS, translated from the exons ATGGGTATTTCAAGTCTTTTGAggatttatttttttgcactAGCTTTGAAGAATTTGGTTAATATTGTTAATGGGCAGCCTTTGGTTCCAGCACTGTTTATTTTTGGGGACTCAGTTGTTGATGCAGGCAATAATAATTACCTTAAAACTATTGTCAAAGCAAATTTCCCTCCTTATGGAAGAGATTTCCCTAAACACATACCAACTGGGAGATTTTGCAATGGAAAGCTTGCCTCGGATTTCACTG CTGAGAATCTTGGCTTTACTTCGTATCCACCAGCTTATCTCAGCAAGAAAGCAAAAGGCAAGCATCTTTTGATTGGAGCCAATTTTGCCTCAGGTTCATCTGGTTACTATGACACTACTGCTAAGCTATAT gATGCAATTCCTTTGAGCAAACAGCTTGAATATTACAAAGAATACCAGAAGAAGTTGGTGGTAATTGCAGGGAAAGTAAATgctacatcaataatcaatgGTTCAATTCACTTAATCAGTGCG AGAAGTAGTGATTTTGTACAGAATTACTATATTAATCCTCTAGTTTACAAAGTTTACACTCCTGATCAATTCTCAGACATCCTCATCAAGTCCTACACCAAATTCATATTG GAATTGTATGGATTTGGAGCAAGGAAGATTGGAGTGGCAAATGTGCCACCAATTGGATGTGTACCAGCAGCCATTACAATATTTGGCAAAGACAACAACAATTGTGTCAAGAAGATGAACAAAGTTGCAATTTCATTCAACAAGAAACTCAATCACACATCTATCAAATTGCAAAAGAAGCTTTCTGGTCTCAATCTTGTTGTCATGGATATCTACCAACCCCTCCTTGACCTTGTCACCCACCCAGCTGATAATG GTTTTTTTGAAGCAAGAAAGGCATGTTGTGGGACAGGATTGCTAGAAACATCCATATTGTGCGATGCCAAGTCTCCAGGGACATGTGCCAATGCATCTGAATATGTTTTTTGGGACGGATTTCATCCAACTGAAGCTGCAAATAAAGTCTTATCTGATGATTTGCTAGCCAGTGGCATATCCCTCATCTCTTGA